A stretch of the Zeugodacus cucurbitae isolate PBARC_wt_2022May chromosome 6, idZeuCucr1.2, whole genome shotgun sequence genome encodes the following:
- the LOC105209340 gene encoding uncharacterized protein LOC105209340 isoform X5, translating into MVLETSVDPKPEQQQQQQQRQTDGVDEEPEPVIGVTTSGSIIFDKAYQMMERFSSMRIGQFVLERGDRVLRVFEDTAKWSLPQDKADETLVRPLPWLPFLFLIVFLRQLRIWLSLVALLIGDGPVTASSLVYFIQTRRRKLRSIRMHGLKAIQQREEERKAAESDHNSLVVRLSKLFTTAMCRPRIHCEPAGVVFSANNPAMQELLRPIESPRFRFNKRQREDDSPEVELSCSQLLTKYANENSDDDSDYIPILEDEDTNNESTISANTSNDTQGEYSMFYIPLIQDTSDENAKDLSFTEKKDIKDGKSPREKKVPIIEINAKEAGSTSTPNNEHNDKKGQAAQSVNDKTITKSPQTPHTPLDNGQSKSGKSVGPGEEAAVVQTQAAHEITKSQSEKFFTLLNGHNDEQKKATPGHESAAHTKPHLPPSLLGNVVANASSPPNFNTIHKPLSSQQNSNSKFGELEDPSVEDGDEHSQHAQQSKPHPEHKPQHQQQQHKQSHHQRYRRNRR; encoded by the exons ATGGTGCTAGAAACCAGCGTCGATCCAAAACcggaacagcagcagcagcagcaacaacgtcAAACAGACGGTGTGGATGAAGAACCGGAACCGGTGATCGGAGTTACCACAAGTGGCAGCATAATCTTCGATAAAGCTTACCAAATGATGGAGCGATTCTCATCGATGCGCATCGGACAATTTGTGTTGGAGCGTGGTGATCGAGTACTGCGTGTTTTTGAGGACACGGCCAAATGGAGTTTGCCACAAG ACAAGGCCGATGAAACCTTGGTACGTCCTTTGCCATGGCTCCCGTTCCTCTTCTTGATCGTGTTCTTACGTCAGCTACGCATTTGGCTCTCGCTGGTAGCACTACTGATCGGTGATGGTCCAGTGACCGCTAGCAGTCTGGTCTATTTTATACAGACGCGTCGTCGCAAATTGCGCTCCATACGCATGCATGGGCTGAAGGCCATACAGCAGCGCGAGGAAGAGCGCAAAGCTGCGGAAAGTGATCATAACAGTTTAGTGGTGCGATTGAGTAAATTATTCACCACGGCTATGTGCCGACCGCGCATACATTGTGAACCAGCAGGTGTGGTGTTTTCGGCGAACAACCCTGCTATGCAGGAATTGCTAAGG CCCATCGAATCACCACGTTTCAGATTTAATAAACGTCAACGTGAGGATGACAGTCCCGAGGTGGAATTGAGCTGTTCACAGCTATTAACCAAATATGCCAATGAGAACTCCGATGATGACTCTGATTATATACCGATACTGGAAGATGAAGATACCAATAATGAATCGACTATATCCGCTAATACCTCTAACGATACGCAAGGTGAATATAGCATG ttttatattcCCCTAATTCAGGATACAAGCGATGAGAATGCCAAAGATCTAAGCTTTACCGAGAAAAAAGATATAAAAGACGGTAAATCACCGAGGGAAAAGAAAGTACCAATAATTGAGATTAATGCCAAAGAAGCGGGAAGTACTTCGACACCCAATAATGAGCATAACGATAAGAAAGGGCAGGCAGCTCAATCGGTGAATGATAAAACAATAACCAAATCACCGCAAACACCACACACACCGCTGGATAATGGACAGAGTAAAAGTGGCAAAAGCGTTGGGCCGGGAGAAGAGGCGGCAGTCG TACAAACACAGGCCGCGCATGAGATCACAAAATCTCAAAGTGAgaaattttttacacttttaaatGGTCACAATGATGAGCAAAAGAAAGCAACGCCGGGTCATGAAAGCGCCGCTCACACCAAACCGCACCTACCGCCATCGTTGCTGGGCAATGTTGTTGCCAATGCAA GCTCTCCACCAAACTTCAACACAATTCATAAGCCATTATCCAGCCAACAGAATTCCAATTCGAAATTTGGTGAATTAGAAG ATCCATCCGTTGAAGATGGTGATGAACATTCGCAGCATGCTCAGCAATCGAAACCACATCCCGAGCATAAGccacaacaccaacagcaacaacataaacaGTCACACCACCAACGATACCGCAGAAACCGACGTTGA
- the LOC105209340 gene encoding transcription factor stalky isoform X1, which produces MVLETSVDPKPEQQQQQQQRQTDGVDEEPEPVIGVTTSGSIIFDKAYQMMERFSSMRIGQFVLERGDRVLRVFEDTAKWSLPQDKADETLVRPLPWLPFLFLIVFLRQLRIWLSLVALLIGDGPVTASSLVYFIQTRRRKLRSIRMHGLKAIQQREEERKAAESDHNSLVVRLSKLFTTAMCRPRIHCEPAGVVFSANNPAMQELLRPIESPRFRFNKRQREDDSPEVELSCSQLLTKYANENSDDDSDYIPILEDEDTNNESTISANTSNDTQGEYSMFYIPLIQDTSDENAKDLSFTEKKDIKDGKSPREKKVPIIEINAKEAGSTSTPNNEHNDKKGQAAQSVNDKTITKSPQTPHTPLDNGQSKSGKSVGPGEEAAVVQTQAAHEITKSQSEKFFTLLNGHNDEQKKATPGHESAAHTKPHLPPSLLGNVVANANPSDGTYKDANDACSANPIDIPTNNPVQPQQLPLPTTQQPLSYSSTLSSPSCSTTSSTSSLASFVTSDDFVVDDGRSDPPTPTPSLNTASSTEDIYLSPFGSPPNFNTIHKPLSSQQNSNSKFGELEADPSVEDGDEHSQHAQQSKPHPEHKPQHQQQQHKQSHHQRYRRNRR; this is translated from the exons ATGGTGCTAGAAACCAGCGTCGATCCAAAACcggaacagcagcagcagcagcaacaacgtcAAACAGACGGTGTGGATGAAGAACCGGAACCGGTGATCGGAGTTACCACAAGTGGCAGCATAATCTTCGATAAAGCTTACCAAATGATGGAGCGATTCTCATCGATGCGCATCGGACAATTTGTGTTGGAGCGTGGTGATCGAGTACTGCGTGTTTTTGAGGACACGGCCAAATGGAGTTTGCCACAAG ACAAGGCCGATGAAACCTTGGTACGTCCTTTGCCATGGCTCCCGTTCCTCTTCTTGATCGTGTTCTTACGTCAGCTACGCATTTGGCTCTCGCTGGTAGCACTACTGATCGGTGATGGTCCAGTGACCGCTAGCAGTCTGGTCTATTTTATACAGACGCGTCGTCGCAAATTGCGCTCCATACGCATGCATGGGCTGAAGGCCATACAGCAGCGCGAGGAAGAGCGCAAAGCTGCGGAAAGTGATCATAACAGTTTAGTGGTGCGATTGAGTAAATTATTCACCACGGCTATGTGCCGACCGCGCATACATTGTGAACCAGCAGGTGTGGTGTTTTCGGCGAACAACCCTGCTATGCAGGAATTGCTAAGG CCCATCGAATCACCACGTTTCAGATTTAATAAACGTCAACGTGAGGATGACAGTCCCGAGGTGGAATTGAGCTGTTCACAGCTATTAACCAAATATGCCAATGAGAACTCCGATGATGACTCTGATTATATACCGATACTGGAAGATGAAGATACCAATAATGAATCGACTATATCCGCTAATACCTCTAACGATACGCAAGGTGAATATAGCATG ttttatattcCCCTAATTCAGGATACAAGCGATGAGAATGCCAAAGATCTAAGCTTTACCGAGAAAAAAGATATAAAAGACGGTAAATCACCGAGGGAAAAGAAAGTACCAATAATTGAGATTAATGCCAAAGAAGCGGGAAGTACTTCGACACCCAATAATGAGCATAACGATAAGAAAGGGCAGGCAGCTCAATCGGTGAATGATAAAACAATAACCAAATCACCGCAAACACCACACACACCGCTGGATAATGGACAGAGTAAAAGTGGCAAAAGCGTTGGGCCGGGAGAAGAGGCGGCAGTCG TACAAACACAGGCCGCGCATGAGATCACAAAATCTCAAAGTGAgaaattttttacacttttaaatGGTCACAATGATGAGCAAAAGAAAGCAACGCCGGGTCATGAAAGCGCCGCTCACACCAAACCGCACCTACCGCCATCGTTGCTGGGCAATGTTGTTGCCAATGCAA ATCCCAGTGATGGAACATACAAAGATGCTAATGATGCTTGTTCTGCTAATCCAATTGATATCCCAACCAATAATCCAGTTCAACCACAACAACTACCACtaccaacaacacaacaaccatTGTCATATTCCTCAACACTCTCGTCTCCATCCTGCTCCACCACATCCTCCACCTCCTCGTTAGCTTCGTTTGTGACAAGTGATGATTTCGTTGTTGACGACGGTCGTAGTGATCCGCCGACACCAACGCCTTCACTCAATACGGCATCGTCGACAGAGGACATCTATCTGAGTCCGTTCG GCTCTCCACCAAACTTCAACACAATTCATAAGCCATTATCCAGCCAACAGAATTCCAATTCGAAATTTGGTGAATTAGAAG CAGATCCATCCGTTGAAGATGGTGATGAACATTCGCAGCATGCTCAGCAATCGAAACCACATCCCGAGCATAAGccacaacaccaacagcaacaacataaacaGTCACACCACCAACGATACCGCAGAAACCGACGTTGA
- the LOC105209340 gene encoding uncharacterized protein LOC105209340 isoform X4, with amino-acid sequence MVLETSVDPKPEQQQQQQQRQTDGVDEEPEPVIGVTTSGSIIFDKAYQMMERFSSMRIGQFVLERGDRVLRVFEDTAKWSLPQDKADETLVRPLPWLPFLFLIVFLRQLRIWLSLVALLIGDGPVTASSLVYFIQTRRRKLRSIRMHGLKAIQQREEERKAAESDHNSLVVRLSKLFTTAMCRPRIHCEPAGVVFSANNPAMQELLRPIESPRFRFNKRQREDDSPEVELSCSQLLTKYANENSDDDSDYIPILEDEDTNNESTISANTSNDTQGEYSMFYIPLIQDTSDENAKDLSFTEKKDIKDGKSPREKKVPIIEINAKEAGSTSTPNNEHNDKKGQAAQSVNDKTITKSPQTPHTPLDNGQSKSGKSVGPGEEAAVVQTQAAHEITKSQSEKFFTLLNGHNDEQKKATPGHESAAHTKPHLPPSLLGNVVANASSPPNFNTIHKPLSSQQNSNSKFGELEADPSVEDGDEHSQHAQQSKPHPEHKPQHQQQQHKQSHHQRYRRNRR; translated from the exons ATGGTGCTAGAAACCAGCGTCGATCCAAAACcggaacagcagcagcagcagcaacaacgtcAAACAGACGGTGTGGATGAAGAACCGGAACCGGTGATCGGAGTTACCACAAGTGGCAGCATAATCTTCGATAAAGCTTACCAAATGATGGAGCGATTCTCATCGATGCGCATCGGACAATTTGTGTTGGAGCGTGGTGATCGAGTACTGCGTGTTTTTGAGGACACGGCCAAATGGAGTTTGCCACAAG ACAAGGCCGATGAAACCTTGGTACGTCCTTTGCCATGGCTCCCGTTCCTCTTCTTGATCGTGTTCTTACGTCAGCTACGCATTTGGCTCTCGCTGGTAGCACTACTGATCGGTGATGGTCCAGTGACCGCTAGCAGTCTGGTCTATTTTATACAGACGCGTCGTCGCAAATTGCGCTCCATACGCATGCATGGGCTGAAGGCCATACAGCAGCGCGAGGAAGAGCGCAAAGCTGCGGAAAGTGATCATAACAGTTTAGTGGTGCGATTGAGTAAATTATTCACCACGGCTATGTGCCGACCGCGCATACATTGTGAACCAGCAGGTGTGGTGTTTTCGGCGAACAACCCTGCTATGCAGGAATTGCTAAGG CCCATCGAATCACCACGTTTCAGATTTAATAAACGTCAACGTGAGGATGACAGTCCCGAGGTGGAATTGAGCTGTTCACAGCTATTAACCAAATATGCCAATGAGAACTCCGATGATGACTCTGATTATATACCGATACTGGAAGATGAAGATACCAATAATGAATCGACTATATCCGCTAATACCTCTAACGATACGCAAGGTGAATATAGCATG ttttatattcCCCTAATTCAGGATACAAGCGATGAGAATGCCAAAGATCTAAGCTTTACCGAGAAAAAAGATATAAAAGACGGTAAATCACCGAGGGAAAAGAAAGTACCAATAATTGAGATTAATGCCAAAGAAGCGGGAAGTACTTCGACACCCAATAATGAGCATAACGATAAGAAAGGGCAGGCAGCTCAATCGGTGAATGATAAAACAATAACCAAATCACCGCAAACACCACACACACCGCTGGATAATGGACAGAGTAAAAGTGGCAAAAGCGTTGGGCCGGGAGAAGAGGCGGCAGTCG TACAAACACAGGCCGCGCATGAGATCACAAAATCTCAAAGTGAgaaattttttacacttttaaatGGTCACAATGATGAGCAAAAGAAAGCAACGCCGGGTCATGAAAGCGCCGCTCACACCAAACCGCACCTACCGCCATCGTTGCTGGGCAATGTTGTTGCCAATGCAA GCTCTCCACCAAACTTCAACACAATTCATAAGCCATTATCCAGCCAACAGAATTCCAATTCGAAATTTGGTGAATTAGAAG CAGATCCATCCGTTGAAGATGGTGATGAACATTCGCAGCATGCTCAGCAATCGAAACCACATCCCGAGCATAAGccacaacaccaacagcaacaacataaacaGTCACACCACCAACGATACCGCAGAAACCGACGTTGA
- the LOC105209340 gene encoding transcription factor stalky isoform X3: MVLETSVDPKPEQQQQQQQRQTDGVDEEPEPVIGVTTSGSIIFDKAYQMMERFSSMRIGQFVLERGDRVLRVFEDTAKWSLPQDKADETLVRPLPWLPFLFLIVFLRQLRIWLSLVALLIGDGPVTASSLVYFIQTRRRKLRSIRMHGLKAIQQREEERKAAESDHNSLVVRLSKLFTTAMCRPRIHCEPAGVVFSANNPAMQELLRPIESPRFRFNKRQREDDSPEVELSCSQLLTKYANENSDDDSDYIPILEDEDTNNESTISANTSNDTQGEYSMDTSDENAKDLSFTEKKDIKDGKSPREKKVPIIEINAKEAGSTSTPNNEHNDKKGQAAQSVNDKTITKSPQTPHTPLDNGQSKSGKSVGPGEEAAVVQTQAAHEITKSQSEKFFTLLNGHNDEQKKATPGHESAAHTKPHLPPSLLGNVVANANPSDGTYKDANDACSANPIDIPTNNPVQPQQLPLPTTQQPLSYSSTLSSPSCSTTSSTSSLASFVTSDDFVVDDGRSDPPTPTPSLNTASSTEDIYLSPFGSPPNFNTIHKPLSSQQNSNSKFGELEADPSVEDGDEHSQHAQQSKPHPEHKPQHQQQQHKQSHHQRYRRNRR, from the exons ATGGTGCTAGAAACCAGCGTCGATCCAAAACcggaacagcagcagcagcagcaacaacgtcAAACAGACGGTGTGGATGAAGAACCGGAACCGGTGATCGGAGTTACCACAAGTGGCAGCATAATCTTCGATAAAGCTTACCAAATGATGGAGCGATTCTCATCGATGCGCATCGGACAATTTGTGTTGGAGCGTGGTGATCGAGTACTGCGTGTTTTTGAGGACACGGCCAAATGGAGTTTGCCACAAG ACAAGGCCGATGAAACCTTGGTACGTCCTTTGCCATGGCTCCCGTTCCTCTTCTTGATCGTGTTCTTACGTCAGCTACGCATTTGGCTCTCGCTGGTAGCACTACTGATCGGTGATGGTCCAGTGACCGCTAGCAGTCTGGTCTATTTTATACAGACGCGTCGTCGCAAATTGCGCTCCATACGCATGCATGGGCTGAAGGCCATACAGCAGCGCGAGGAAGAGCGCAAAGCTGCGGAAAGTGATCATAACAGTTTAGTGGTGCGATTGAGTAAATTATTCACCACGGCTATGTGCCGACCGCGCATACATTGTGAACCAGCAGGTGTGGTGTTTTCGGCGAACAACCCTGCTATGCAGGAATTGCTAAGG CCCATCGAATCACCACGTTTCAGATTTAATAAACGTCAACGTGAGGATGACAGTCCCGAGGTGGAATTGAGCTGTTCACAGCTATTAACCAAATATGCCAATGAGAACTCCGATGATGACTCTGATTATATACCGATACTGGAAGATGAAGATACCAATAATGAATCGACTATATCCGCTAATACCTCTAACGATACGCAAGGTGAATATAGCATG GATACAAGCGATGAGAATGCCAAAGATCTAAGCTTTACCGAGAAAAAAGATATAAAAGACGGTAAATCACCGAGGGAAAAGAAAGTACCAATAATTGAGATTAATGCCAAAGAAGCGGGAAGTACTTCGACACCCAATAATGAGCATAACGATAAGAAAGGGCAGGCAGCTCAATCGGTGAATGATAAAACAATAACCAAATCACCGCAAACACCACACACACCGCTGGATAATGGACAGAGTAAAAGTGGCAAAAGCGTTGGGCCGGGAGAAGAGGCGGCAGTCG TACAAACACAGGCCGCGCATGAGATCACAAAATCTCAAAGTGAgaaattttttacacttttaaatGGTCACAATGATGAGCAAAAGAAAGCAACGCCGGGTCATGAAAGCGCCGCTCACACCAAACCGCACCTACCGCCATCGTTGCTGGGCAATGTTGTTGCCAATGCAA ATCCCAGTGATGGAACATACAAAGATGCTAATGATGCTTGTTCTGCTAATCCAATTGATATCCCAACCAATAATCCAGTTCAACCACAACAACTACCACtaccaacaacacaacaaccatTGTCATATTCCTCAACACTCTCGTCTCCATCCTGCTCCACCACATCCTCCACCTCCTCGTTAGCTTCGTTTGTGACAAGTGATGATTTCGTTGTTGACGACGGTCGTAGTGATCCGCCGACACCAACGCCTTCACTCAATACGGCATCGTCGACAGAGGACATCTATCTGAGTCCGTTCG GCTCTCCACCAAACTTCAACACAATTCATAAGCCATTATCCAGCCAACAGAATTCCAATTCGAAATTTGGTGAATTAGAAG CAGATCCATCCGTTGAAGATGGTGATGAACATTCGCAGCATGCTCAGCAATCGAAACCACATCCCGAGCATAAGccacaacaccaacagcaacaacataaacaGTCACACCACCAACGATACCGCAGAAACCGACGTTGA
- the LOC105209340 gene encoding uncharacterized protein LOC105209340 isoform X2, which produces MVLETSVDPKPEQQQQQQQRQTDGVDEEPEPVIGVTTSGSIIFDKAYQMMERFSSMRIGQFVLERGDRVLRVFEDTAKWSLPQDKADETLVRPLPWLPFLFLIVFLRQLRIWLSLVALLIGDGPVTASSLVYFIQTRRRKLRSIRMHGLKAIQQREEERKAAESDHNSLVVRLSKLFTTAMCRPRIHCEPAGVVFSANNPAMQELLRPIESPRFRFNKRQREDDSPEVELSCSQLLTKYANENSDDDSDYIPILEDEDTNNESTISANTSNDTQGEYSMFYIPLIQDTSDENAKDLSFTEKKDIKDGKSPREKKVPIIEINAKEAGSTSTPNNEHNDKKGQAAQSVNDKTITKSPQTPHTPLDNGQSKSGKSVGPGEEAAVVQTQAAHEITKSQSEKFFTLLNGHNDEQKKATPGHESAAHTKPHLPPSLLGNVVANANPSDGTYKDANDACSANPIDIPTNNPVQPQQLPLPTTQQPLSYSSTLSSPSCSTTSSTSSLASFVTSDDFVVDDGRSDPPTPTPSLNTASSTEDIYLSPFGSPPNFNTIHKPLSSQQNSNSKFGELEDPSVEDGDEHSQHAQQSKPHPEHKPQHQQQQHKQSHHQRYRRNRR; this is translated from the exons ATGGTGCTAGAAACCAGCGTCGATCCAAAACcggaacagcagcagcagcagcaacaacgtcAAACAGACGGTGTGGATGAAGAACCGGAACCGGTGATCGGAGTTACCACAAGTGGCAGCATAATCTTCGATAAAGCTTACCAAATGATGGAGCGATTCTCATCGATGCGCATCGGACAATTTGTGTTGGAGCGTGGTGATCGAGTACTGCGTGTTTTTGAGGACACGGCCAAATGGAGTTTGCCACAAG ACAAGGCCGATGAAACCTTGGTACGTCCTTTGCCATGGCTCCCGTTCCTCTTCTTGATCGTGTTCTTACGTCAGCTACGCATTTGGCTCTCGCTGGTAGCACTACTGATCGGTGATGGTCCAGTGACCGCTAGCAGTCTGGTCTATTTTATACAGACGCGTCGTCGCAAATTGCGCTCCATACGCATGCATGGGCTGAAGGCCATACAGCAGCGCGAGGAAGAGCGCAAAGCTGCGGAAAGTGATCATAACAGTTTAGTGGTGCGATTGAGTAAATTATTCACCACGGCTATGTGCCGACCGCGCATACATTGTGAACCAGCAGGTGTGGTGTTTTCGGCGAACAACCCTGCTATGCAGGAATTGCTAAGG CCCATCGAATCACCACGTTTCAGATTTAATAAACGTCAACGTGAGGATGACAGTCCCGAGGTGGAATTGAGCTGTTCACAGCTATTAACCAAATATGCCAATGAGAACTCCGATGATGACTCTGATTATATACCGATACTGGAAGATGAAGATACCAATAATGAATCGACTATATCCGCTAATACCTCTAACGATACGCAAGGTGAATATAGCATG ttttatattcCCCTAATTCAGGATACAAGCGATGAGAATGCCAAAGATCTAAGCTTTACCGAGAAAAAAGATATAAAAGACGGTAAATCACCGAGGGAAAAGAAAGTACCAATAATTGAGATTAATGCCAAAGAAGCGGGAAGTACTTCGACACCCAATAATGAGCATAACGATAAGAAAGGGCAGGCAGCTCAATCGGTGAATGATAAAACAATAACCAAATCACCGCAAACACCACACACACCGCTGGATAATGGACAGAGTAAAAGTGGCAAAAGCGTTGGGCCGGGAGAAGAGGCGGCAGTCG TACAAACACAGGCCGCGCATGAGATCACAAAATCTCAAAGTGAgaaattttttacacttttaaatGGTCACAATGATGAGCAAAAGAAAGCAACGCCGGGTCATGAAAGCGCCGCTCACACCAAACCGCACCTACCGCCATCGTTGCTGGGCAATGTTGTTGCCAATGCAA ATCCCAGTGATGGAACATACAAAGATGCTAATGATGCTTGTTCTGCTAATCCAATTGATATCCCAACCAATAATCCAGTTCAACCACAACAACTACCACtaccaacaacacaacaaccatTGTCATATTCCTCAACACTCTCGTCTCCATCCTGCTCCACCACATCCTCCACCTCCTCGTTAGCTTCGTTTGTGACAAGTGATGATTTCGTTGTTGACGACGGTCGTAGTGATCCGCCGACACCAACGCCTTCACTCAATACGGCATCGTCGACAGAGGACATCTATCTGAGTCCGTTCG GCTCTCCACCAAACTTCAACACAATTCATAAGCCATTATCCAGCCAACAGAATTCCAATTCGAAATTTGGTGAATTAGAAG ATCCATCCGTTGAAGATGGTGATGAACATTCGCAGCATGCTCAGCAATCGAAACCACATCCCGAGCATAAGccacaacaccaacagcaacaacataaacaGTCACACCACCAACGATACCGCAGAAACCGACGTTGA